In uncultured Desulfobacter sp., one DNA window encodes the following:
- a CDS encoding HD domain-containing phosphohydrolase, with amino-acid sequence MYKLIICALIFSGILFMFLSIKKFRDNTSLMKEFYIDDSLIKPRAFTFHRSLLFLFLIGYILTLGFYIFDIHFASDLVTAFIFFFGAVFVFIENNLHKNIVSSIKRNYDKTIQISSALEEEREKLLSLNRKLTQTEDVTIFALAYQAELRDTITGNHIARTAKYVELLTQKLMEDSKYKDYVTPEYKVEIVKSAPLHDIGKVAIPDKILQKEGAYTDDEFDIMKRHCEFGADIIKRAMQKLNFRSFLQIAEQLALSHHEKWDGSGYPMGMSGDDIPLSGRIMAVADVYDALRTKRQYKDAFTHDQSCRIIIKDSGTHFDPEVVSAFKKLSDQFEKISIDFGDGA; translated from the coding sequence ATGTATAAATTGATCATATGTGCTCTGATTTTTTCAGGTATTCTTTTCATGTTTTTAAGTATTAAAAAATTCCGAGACAATACCTCATTGATGAAAGAATTCTATATTGACGACAGTCTGATAAAACCAAGAGCCTTCACCTTTCACCGCTCCTTATTGTTTTTATTTTTAATAGGTTATATTTTGACCCTGGGCTTTTATATATTTGATATCCATTTTGCATCAGATTTGGTCACTGCATTTATTTTCTTTTTTGGTGCTGTATTTGTATTCATAGAAAACAATCTTCATAAAAATATTGTATCCTCCATTAAGAGAAACTACGACAAAACTATTCAAATCAGCAGCGCTCTTGAAGAAGAGCGGGAGAAGTTATTGTCCCTGAACAGAAAATTAACTCAGACAGAAGATGTAACGATATTTGCGCTGGCCTACCAAGCGGAACTGCGTGATACTATTACAGGAAACCACATTGCACGTACAGCAAAATATGTAGAATTGTTGACCCAAAAACTCATGGAGGATAGTAAGTATAAAGATTACGTTACTCCAGAATACAAGGTGGAAATTGTCAAATCAGCCCCGCTGCACGATATTGGAAAAGTTGCTATACCCGATAAAATTCTGCAAAAAGAAGGGGCATATACGGATGATGAATTCGATATTATGAAGCGCCACTGCGAATTTGGGGCTGATATTATCAAAAGAGCTATGCAAAAATTGAATTTTAGATCATTTTTGCAGATCGCCGAGCAGCTTGCACTCTCCCACCATGAAAAATGGGATGGTTCAGGCTATCCCATGGGGATGTCAGGCGATGACATCCCTTTGTCTGGAAGAATCATGGCTGTTGCTGATGTCTATGATGCATTAAGGACAAAAAGACAATACAAGGATGCATTTACTCACGATCAATCCTGCCGAATTATCATAAAAGACAGTGGTACTCATTTTGACCCTGAAGTGGTCTCAGCATTCAAAAAACTGTCTGATCAATTTGAAAAAATTTCCATTGATTTCGGTGATGGTGCCTGA
- a CDS encoding IS110 family transposase produces the protein MTKRSKNSTLIQIVHPICCGLDVHKDKISACLITVDANGKEQHEIREFSSFTQDLQKMKTWLIKNSCPVVAMESTGVYWHPVYNTIEATMEVVLVNARHIKNVPGRKTDICDSKWLAGLLRHGLVKGSFIPPEQVREWRELSRLRKIYTESLADYKRRVHKLFITANIKIDSVVSDLFGLTGLNLIDLLCKNDEVTLEKVQECTKGSLKKKIPELYLSLHGYFKDHHRFQLIGMMEAIEMFQRQIEQINARLEILTRDHENLLERLDEIPGIDKKSAQSVLGEVGVTLDEFKSMVAFVAWAGLCPGNNESAGKRKSGRNAVRNHPFKTILVQIAWAAIKTKGSYYKAKYYKLKARRGAKKAIVAIAHRIAKAIYNIIKNGDRYKDLGEEYLSKPNKQRMLKNLAKKADELGMKLVPCEG, from the coding sequence ATGACCAAGAGATCAAAAAATAGCACATTAATCCAAATCGTTCACCCAATTTGTTGTGGTTTGGATGTTCACAAAGACAAAATTTCGGCCTGTTTAATCACTGTTGATGCTAATGGGAAAGAACAGCATGAGATTCGAGAGTTTTCATCATTTACTCAAGATTTGCAAAAAATGAAAACGTGGTTGATTAAAAATAGCTGTCCTGTAGTGGCAATGGAAAGTACCGGGGTATATTGGCATCCGGTTTATAACACCATCGAAGCTACGATGGAGGTCGTTTTGGTTAATGCCAGGCATATTAAAAATGTTCCCGGCAGGAAAACAGACATTTGTGACAGTAAATGGCTTGCCGGACTGCTTCGTCATGGGTTGGTAAAAGGGAGTTTTATCCCTCCCGAACAGGTCCGTGAATGGCGAGAATTAAGCCGATTGAGAAAGATATATACAGAATCTCTCGCTGATTATAAGCGACGTGTTCATAAACTATTTATCACGGCAAATATTAAAATTGATTCGGTCGTTTCTGATTTGTTCGGGCTTACCGGTTTGAATCTCATTGATTTGTTATGCAAAAACGATGAAGTGACCTTGGAGAAAGTTCAGGAATGCACAAAAGGAAGTCTTAAAAAGAAAATTCCTGAATTGTATCTAAGCCTCCATGGATATTTTAAGGATCATCATCGATTCCAACTGATTGGCATGATGGAGGCCATTGAGATGTTTCAAAGACAGATTGAACAGATTAATGCCAGATTGGAAATACTTACCCGTGACCATGAAAATTTACTGGAAAGATTAGATGAAATTCCCGGGATCGATAAGAAGTCAGCACAATCTGTTCTTGGAGAAGTCGGGGTTACACTGGATGAGTTTAAAAGCATGGTCGCTTTTGTTGCATGGGCCGGATTGTGCCCTGGAAATAATGAAAGCGCAGGTAAAAGGAAAAGTGGCCGGAATGCGGTTCGAAATCATCCATTCAAAACGATTTTAGTCCAGATCGCTTGGGCCGCAATCAAGACGAAGGGTTCATATTACAAAGCCAAGTATTATAAACTCAAAGCCAGACGAGGTGCCAAAAAAGCGATTGTCGCCATAGCCCATAGAATTGCAAAAGCCATTTACAACATCATCAAAAATGGAGACAGATATAAAGACCTCGGAGAAGAATACTTGAGCAAACCTAACAAACAAAGGATGTTGAAAAATTTGGCAAAAAAGGCTGATGAGTTAGGGATGAAACTTGTTCCTTGTGAAGGTTAA
- a CDS encoding AAA family ATPase, translated as MAENNNISKAEKRPLSLKNLYLDPNNYRLIHEPEYVEVGDENIKDKSVQRRTYRLLTGDKYQHIQDLVESFKSNGYLPVDQIQIRPIDDGAYVVVEGNRRIATLKYLQQEYDSKDIDLGALDSSIFSAVPVVRYTDSNEMHHLTLMALKHISGNKKWGEWNQAKLLEKMHTEYKISEDNICKRIGISKVELRRSLRALSFLQQYIDSDYGDQFSEGKFPIFREVARNAAIKEWIGWDDSTYKAMKTSNMELFFSLISREPLEDEGDDGAVEYGNGYHEPALIKRDDIRLFGKILDDPKAMTQLQQTRDINAAYRSSDQIFKERQQAAISAVNNEIATISQMVIQPQYLPELENALGRLKGAIDKTKASGLAGVEQTTAFHDRIDGHFTTLNVHNYKRLQGVNLVKISRLNLIAGLNNSGKTTLLEAIYLLCRQNDFSGLMEVIRRRGKVAVDKINPEWFIEQLPAEISISGCFDGNKAEVAFRHYKEEDREIDVSRYLESVEITSGFGEKRQESITRIFQGRERETIASGKYILCPSIFSSPFFLNEPHRYTAFYHKSTQSKALPKIFEFIRQSVVDTVEDIRLVDELQRFLVTDQSYEYALDLTEYGEGMQRIFFISLLFASAQNGVVLIDEFENAIHSEIIEKFVIFIDELARLFNVQVFLTTHSKECIDAFLSKVSDLTEVTACALVDDKESIRVREFTGRELKTLVDAGDVDLRRAM; from the coding sequence ATGGCTGAAAACAATAATATTTCAAAGGCGGAGAAACGACCTTTAAGCTTAAAGAACCTCTATCTTGATCCTAATAATTATCGGTTGATTCATGAGCCGGAATATGTGGAGGTGGGTGATGAAAATATCAAAGACAAATCCGTTCAGCGACGGACATACAGGTTGTTAACGGGAGACAAATATCAGCATATTCAAGATCTTGTTGAAAGTTTTAAATCGAACGGTTACCTGCCGGTAGATCAGATACAAATCCGCCCTATTGATGATGGGGCGTATGTTGTTGTTGAAGGCAACCGAAGAATTGCGACTCTCAAATACCTGCAGCAAGAGTATGATTCCAAAGATATAGATCTTGGTGCGCTTGATTCTTCAATTTTCAGTGCCGTCCCTGTGGTTCGCTATACAGATAGTAACGAAATGCATCATCTCACCCTTATGGCACTTAAACATATCAGTGGGAATAAGAAATGGGGGGAATGGAACCAAGCAAAATTACTGGAAAAAATGCACACCGAATACAAAATATCTGAAGATAATATATGCAAGCGCATAGGTATATCGAAGGTTGAATTGAGACGAAGTTTACGCGCGCTCTCTTTTCTTCAGCAATATATTGATTCGGATTACGGAGACCAGTTTTCGGAAGGTAAATTCCCTATTTTCCGTGAAGTTGCGCGAAATGCAGCAATAAAGGAATGGATAGGTTGGGATGACAGCACATATAAGGCGATGAAAACCTCCAACATGGAGCTTTTTTTCTCCTTAATATCTAGAGAGCCCTTGGAAGATGAGGGCGACGACGGTGCCGTTGAATATGGAAATGGCTATCATGAACCCGCCTTAATCAAGCGAGATGATATCAGACTATTTGGAAAAATTCTCGACGATCCAAAGGCCATGACACAGCTTCAACAAACCCGTGATATCAATGCCGCTTATAGGTCGAGCGATCAGATTTTCAAAGAACGGCAACAAGCTGCAATTTCTGCGGTTAACAATGAAATTGCAACCATAAGCCAAATGGTCATTCAGCCACAGTATCTGCCTGAATTGGAAAACGCTTTGGGGCGTCTCAAAGGAGCGATCGATAAAACGAAAGCTTCTGGATTGGCAGGCGTTGAGCAGACCACAGCCTTTCACGATCGAATAGATGGACATTTCACTACTCTCAATGTCCATAATTACAAGCGGTTGCAGGGAGTGAATTTAGTCAAAATATCAAGACTAAACCTAATTGCTGGATTAAATAACTCAGGCAAAACTACCTTGCTTGAGGCAATTTATCTTTTGTGTAGGCAAAATGATTTTTCTGGTTTGATGGAGGTTATTCGTCGGCGTGGTAAAGTGGCTGTTGATAAAATCAACCCTGAATGGTTTATTGAGCAATTGCCAGCTGAAATTAGTATCTCCGGGTGTTTTGACGGAAACAAGGCGGAAGTAGCATTTAGACATTACAAAGAGGAAGACAGAGAAATTGATGTTTCCAGGTATCTTGAATCCGTTGAAATAACCTCCGGATTCGGGGAAAAACGGCAGGAATCGATAACACGGATTTTTCAGGGAAGGGAAAGAGAAACCATTGCTAGCGGTAAATATATCCTTTGCCCTTCAATTTTTAGCAGTCCGTTTTTTTTAAATGAACCGCATCGATACACCGCTTTCTACCATAAAAGTACACAATCAAAAGCGCTTCCTAAGATATTTGAATTTATCAGGCAATCGGTTGTTGATACTGTGGAAGATATTCGTCTGGTGGATGAGTTGCAGCGCTTCCTGGTGACGGATCAGAGTTATGAGTACGCATTGGATTTGACAGAGTATGGGGAAGGTATGCAGCGCATTTTTTTCATATCTTTGCTTTTTGCCTCGGCCCAGAATGGCGTTGTGTTGATTGATGAGTTTGAGAATGCCATTCACAGTGAAATTATAGAAAAATTTGTTATATTTATTGATGAACTTGCGAGACTTTTTAATGTACAGGTTTTTTTAACAACACATAGTAAAGAGTGTATAGATGCATTTTTATCCAAAGTGAGTGATCTTACGGAGGTTACAGCTTGTGCGCTTGTAGATGACAAAGAGTCTATTCGGGTACGAGAGTTTACTGGCCGGGAATTAAAGACCTTAGTTGACGCTGGCGATGTGGATCTTCGGAGGGCAATGTAA
- a CDS encoding DUF3226 domain-containing protein, with product MREINVLFLFCEGPHDVAFCYLVMKYCFGMKTVKDNFSLYPSPLHRLLPQNLKKHAAGDMSLDMAHKFFLPDRTVANGDVYVLLFNMGGKTRIDNPKEFLSSFLPLYESRAMFSKDAESMVRDVRYLFLYDADHEPATKIFTDCQVNFEYIEDLLFITQQFNSSPKNPGAAVSADKGVYVLGDTNTGKGTLEDILLPIYTKTQIDWCEKAKTFIDDAFSFQSEHGNEQQHIAARAKKTKAVITAAGQGKRPGRPMSAIIQDNVLGSIENFRASEPVRKFADFVHEFANFI from the coding sequence ATGCGAGAAATCAATGTTCTCTTTTTGTTCTGTGAAGGTCCACATGATGTTGCTTTCTGCTATCTTGTAATGAAATATTGTTTCGGTATGAAGACCGTAAAGGACAATTTCAGTTTGTATCCTTCTCCTCTTCATAGACTTCTACCTCAAAATTTAAAAAAGCATGCTGCTGGCGATATGTCACTGGATATGGCACATAAGTTTTTTCTGCCTGATAGGACAGTTGCAAATGGAGATGTTTATGTTTTGCTGTTCAATATGGGGGGAAAGACACGAATTGATAACCCTAAGGAATTTCTTTCCTCTTTTTTACCTCTCTATGAAAGCAGAGCAATGTTTTCCAAGGATGCCGAAAGTATGGTTAGAGATGTGCGATACCTTTTTCTCTATGATGCAGATCATGAACCAGCAACGAAAATCTTCACGGATTGCCAGGTAAATTTTGAATATATAGAGGATCTATTATTCATAACTCAACAGTTTAATTCATCTCCAAAAAATCCAGGAGCGGCTGTAAGCGCCGATAAGGGAGTTTATGTTTTGGGTGATACAAATACAGGGAAAGGCACATTAGAGGATATCCTTTTACCAATTTATACAAAAACCCAAATAGACTGGTGTGAAAAAGCTAAAACTTTTATTGATGACGCTTTTAGTTTTCAATCAGAGCATGGAAATGAACAACAACACATCGCCGCAAGGGCGAAAAAAACTAAAGCCGTCATAACTGCGGCAGGGCAAGGAAAAAGGCCGGGGCGTCCTATGTCGGCAATCATTCAGGACAATGTCTTGGGTTCTATTGAAAATTTTCGGGCAAGTGAACCCGTTCGAAAATTTGCTGATTTTGTCCATGAATTTGCAAATTTCATCTAA
- a CDS encoding molybdopterin cofactor-binding domain-containing protein, producing MINPDTTYHVMGLTRYVDDRDFPARGLHCVVYFSPIAKGKIRGLDTSDARNVPGVAFILTAKDIPGKNQIGGVIQDEVLLAEDEVAFVGMPVAAIYARTEDAAREAVGLIKIDIAEDPPVLDPREAYNRNELIAPVRIFSLGDADAAIASAVYVAEGRAESGAQEHFYLEGQVCVATPSEEGNIHLSSATQAPTSVQRSVAKVCGLAMNRIEVDVRRLGGAFGGKEAQANTWACFAALGAQKSGVPCRIVLRRSDDMLATGKRHPYASDFTLAMDGSGKFLAFKVMYYQNAGAAADLSTSVLERTLFHATASYYVPNVHATAASCRTNITPNTAFRGFGAPQAMFVFDAAIREASRISGIRVETLQHKNLLKTGDTFVYGMAAENARACRCWDKAYAYYDLSKRMRAIDDIRRKEKDTGQVSRYGRGYALMPVCFGISFATAFFLNQARAHIHVYTDGSVGVSTGAVEMGQGVNHKIREIVADSLGIAPGQVKLESTNTTRVSNTSPTAASSGTDLNGAAALMACEMIKARLFKFMADEYHCASKDFSLGTGRLYKKGKACGVSWEELVIQAYGSRVQLSAEAHYSTPDLHFDISVEKGRPFAYHTYGTAYFEAEVDRLLGTYRIETAYVVHDLGRSINPIIDLGQVEGGMIQGIGWMTMEEMRYTDLGKPLTATAGTYKMPDIFSVPSDMQVIFLEDDYNDKAVKGSKAVGEPPFMYGIGAFFAIKMAAGCENAAYCAPMTPERLFGHLRKRA from the coding sequence ATGATCAATCCCGATACCACCTATCATGTTATGGGGCTTACCCGCTATGTGGATGACAGGGATTTTCCCGCCCGGGGATTGCATTGTGTTGTCTATTTTTCTCCCATCGCCAAGGGAAAAATCAGGGGCTTGGATACCTCCGATGCCCGAAATGTTCCGGGCGTGGCGTTCATTCTTACCGCAAAGGATATTCCCGGTAAAAATCAGATCGGCGGTGTAATTCAGGACGAAGTGCTCCTGGCCGAGGATGAGGTGGCCTTTGTGGGTATGCCGGTGGCTGCCATTTATGCCCGGACCGAGGATGCCGCCCGGGAGGCGGTGGGGCTTATTAAAATTGATATTGCCGAAGATCCGCCTGTTCTGGATCCCCGGGAAGCCTACAACCGGAATGAATTGATTGCCCCGGTACGGATCTTCAGTTTGGGCGATGCGGACGCTGCTATCGCGTCGGCAGTTTATGTAGCCGAGGGACGGGCCGAATCAGGTGCCCAGGAGCATTTTTACCTGGAGGGTCAGGTTTGCGTAGCAACACCCTCGGAGGAGGGAAATATACATCTCTCTTCGGCTACCCAGGCGCCGACATCAGTGCAGCGATCTGTTGCCAAGGTTTGCGGCTTGGCCATGAACAGGATTGAAGTGGATGTTCGGCGACTGGGCGGCGCCTTTGGGGGCAAGGAGGCCCAAGCCAACACCTGGGCCTGTTTTGCCGCTTTGGGGGCTCAAAAATCGGGGGTTCCCTGCCGTATTGTTTTAAGGCGTTCCGACGATATGCTCGCTACGGGTAAGCGGCATCCGTACGCCTCGGATTTCACCCTGGCCATGGATGGGTCCGGAAAATTTCTGGCCTTTAAGGTGATGTATTATCAAAATGCTGGCGCTGCGGCCGATTTGTCCACCTCTGTTTTGGAAAGAACCCTGTTCCACGCCACCGCATCTTATTACGTACCCAACGTCCATGCCACGGCAGCCTCCTGCCGGACCAACATAACGCCGAACACCGCTTTTCGGGGATTCGGTGCCCCCCAGGCCATGTTCGTTTTTGACGCGGCCATCCGGGAGGCGTCCCGGATCAGTGGGATCCGCGTCGAAACACTTCAGCACAAAAATCTGCTTAAAACGGGCGATACCTTTGTCTATGGTATGGCCGCGGAGAATGCCCGGGCCTGCCGCTGTTGGGACAAGGCATATGCCTATTATGATCTGTCAAAACGGATGCGTGCCATTGACGACATTCGAAGAAAAGAGAAGGACACGGGTCAAGTCTCCCGCTACGGCAGAGGGTATGCCCTGATGCCCGTATGCTTTGGCATAAGCTTTGCCACTGCATTTTTTTTGAACCAGGCCCGGGCACATATTCACGTCTACACGGACGGTAGTGTGGGCGTAAGCACAGGCGCTGTGGAAATGGGGCAGGGGGTGAACCATAAAATCCGCGAAATAGTTGCGGACAGCCTGGGGATCGCTCCCGGGCAGGTTAAGCTCGAATCCACCAACACCACCCGTGTTTCCAACACCAGCCCCACAGCTGCCAGCAGCGGCACGGACCTGAATGGGGCAGCAGCCCTGATGGCCTGTGAGATGATAAAAGCGCGTCTCTTTAAATTTATGGCCGATGAATATCACTGCGCATCAAAGGATTTTTCACTTGGAACAGGTCGCTTGTATAAAAAAGGCAAAGCCTGTGGGGTCAGTTGGGAGGAGCTGGTCATCCAAGCGTATGGTTCGCGGGTTCAGTTAAGCGCCGAAGCCCACTATTCAACGCCGGATCTGCACTTTGACATATCTGTTGAGAAAGGTCGTCCCTTTGCTTACCATACCTACGGAACAGCCTATTTTGAGGCTGAAGTGGATCGCTTACTGGGCACCTACAGGATAGAAACGGCCTATGTGGTGCATGACCTTGGGCGATCCATCAATCCCATCATTGATCTGGGCCAGGTTGAGGGCGGTATGATCCAGGGCATTGGATGGATGACCATGGAAGAAATGCGTTACACAGATTTGGGCAAACCCCTTACGGCCACTGCGGGAACCTATAAAATGCCTGATATTTTTTCGGTCCCTTCGGACATGCAGGTAATATTTTTAGAAGATGACTATAACGACAAAGCCGTTAAGGGCTCCAAGGCCGTGGGAGAGCCCCCCTTCATGTACGGCATCGGTGCTTTTTTTGCCATAAAGATGGCCGCCGGGTGTGAGAATGCCGCCTATTGTGCACCCATGACGCCAGAGCGTTTGTTTGGGCACTTGAGAAAAAGGGCATAG
- a CDS encoding FAD binding domain-containing protein, whose product MNKFCRFILNDKEIEFTLSPGRSVLDLLRKDFGLYGTKEGCREGECGACTVILGRIPHVAYRPMPSCLMSVGQLNNTHLVTIEGLQGERPNRLQQAFIDQGATQCGFCTPGFIVSLTGYLLGGRTVTLQDAVDALDGNLCRCTGYGSIRRAVAATIEPLLGKEPSLRQLIELDLIPAYFADIPQRLENLRANKSLSNSPDLTFEPFDGNRLLIAGGTDLYVQQADALNQSEPWFLIPESEPIRVKKGMIEIPATATMEQLRQDPHLIDQFPGWRDKLRVIASHILRNRATLGGNLVNASPIADCAVLLLALDAQIQLVSSKGARRKFPLRQFFLGYKALDLNRDERVESLLLTKRDDAWLWNYAKVSKRQRLDIASCNSAAIFKVHNGAFASVGLALGGVAPIPFTAHRTMAWIKNKPVSMETFLGAMNVLQKEISPIDDVRGSADYKRQLACALMADHYLHCFSNVCSYDDFVKAGVL is encoded by the coding sequence ATGAATAAATTCTGCCGCTTTATTTTAAATGATAAGGAGATAGAATTTACTCTTTCTCCGGGCCGGTCTGTCCTGGATCTTCTGCGAAAAGATTTTGGATTGTACGGCACCAAAGAGGGTTGCCGGGAAGGGGAGTGTGGCGCCTGTACGGTGATACTCGGCCGAATCCCACATGTTGCCTACCGGCCCATGCCGTCCTGTCTGATGTCGGTAGGGCAGCTCAACAACACCCATCTTGTGACCATAGAGGGGCTTCAGGGGGAAAGGCCCAATAGGCTTCAGCAAGCCTTTATCGATCAGGGGGCTACCCAATGCGGATTTTGTACCCCCGGATTCATTGTGTCCCTCACCGGTTATCTTTTGGGAGGCCGGACCGTTACCCTCCAGGACGCGGTGGATGCCCTGGATGGTAATCTGTGCCGATGCACCGGCTACGGATCCATTCGACGGGCCGTAGCAGCCACCATTGAACCGTTGCTGGGTAAGGAGCCGTCACTTCGTCAACTGATTGAACTGGACCTAATCCCTGCCTATTTTGCCGACATCCCCCAGAGGCTTGAGAACCTGAGGGCTAATAAGTCCCTATCAAATTCCCCAGACTTGACCTTTGAACCGTTTGACGGCAATCGGCTTCTTATTGCCGGGGGCACCGATCTCTATGTGCAGCAGGCAGACGCTCTGAATCAGTCAGAACCCTGGTTTCTCATACCCGAATCCGAGCCTATCCGTGTAAAGAAGGGGATGATAGAAATCCCGGCAACGGCTACCATGGAACAGCTAAGGCAAGATCCTCACTTAATTGATCAATTCCCGGGGTGGCGTGATAAGTTGCGGGTTATAGCTTCCCATATTTTGCGGAATCGGGCCACCCTGGGGGGCAATCTCGTCAATGCGTCCCCCATTGCGGATTGTGCCGTTCTTCTACTCGCCCTGGATGCCCAAATTCAACTGGTTTCGTCCAAAGGTGCCCGACGTAAGTTTCCCCTAAGGCAGTTTTTCCTGGGATATAAAGCGTTGGATTTAAACAGAGATGAACGTGTGGAATCCCTTTTGCTGACAAAACGGGATGACGCCTGGTTATGGAATTACGCCAAGGTGAGTAAGCGACAGCGATTAGACATCGCCAGTTGTAACTCTGCGGCGATTTTTAAGGTTCATAACGGGGCATTCGCTTCTGTGGGTTTAGCCCTGGGCGGTGTGGCGCCCATCCCGTTTACTGCCCACCGGACTATGGCGTGGATTAAAAATAAACCCGTATCCATGGAAACGTTCCTGGGCGCCATGAACGTTTTGCAAAAAGAGATTTCTCCCATAGACGATGTCCGGGGCAGTGCCGATTATAAACGGCAGTTGGCTTGCGCTCTCATGGCGGATCATTATCTGCACTGTTTCTCCAATGTCTGTTCCTATGATGATTTTGTAAAGGCTGGGGTGCTATGA
- a CDS encoding amidohydrolase family protein yields MVTLYKGNFIDTPTSDKFRVRENGVAIVEDGKFLSLETKVPARFSSLPVKDLGGAMVIPSFIDLHVHAPQYLQMGAGLDLGLLDWLAHHTFPGESRFADEDYARKIYPLFAAELLRQGSLRSVVYGTVHLASTLILAQALEKAGLFAFVGKVNMDRNAPDDLKETTKDSLKGSDVFCRRLAGLDRVRPIVTPRFAPSCSQKLMEDLGVLSKRLNLPVQSHLSETLCEAQWVAELFPKSRSYTHVYNDCGLLGPDSLMAHAIYLSDEEIGLIVEREATLVHCPSANVNLSSGIMPLGRYLDRGVKLGLGSDVGAGHTLAMYRAVVQTVQVSKLLRIVQPQENHRAVSLSEAFYVATMGNGEFFTRQGWGPCGAFEPGMSFDALYIDMGLPEAAEISALTQLERFLYAGDDRHIKARILAGREL; encoded by the coding sequence TTGGTAACATTATACAAAGGCAATTTTATCGATACGCCCACTTCGGACAAATTCAGGGTGAGAGAAAATGGTGTCGCCATTGTTGAGGATGGCAAGTTCCTTTCCCTTGAGACGAAGGTGCCGGCCCGGTTTTCTTCGCTACCTGTAAAAGACCTGGGAGGGGCAATGGTTATCCCTTCTTTTATTGATCTGCATGTCCATGCACCCCAGTATCTGCAGATGGGCGCAGGTCTGGATCTGGGATTGCTTGATTGGCTGGCACATCATACCTTTCCCGGAGAGTCCCGATTTGCCGATGAAGATTATGCCCGAAAGATTTATCCTTTGTTTGCCGCCGAACTGCTGCGGCAGGGCAGTCTCCGGTCTGTGGTTTATGGTACGGTTCATCTGGCATCGACCCTGATTTTGGCGCAGGCTCTGGAAAAGGCCGGACTGTTCGCCTTTGTGGGCAAGGTCAACATGGACCGGAATGCACCTGATGATCTTAAGGAGACAACCAAAGACTCATTAAAAGGCAGTGACGTGTTCTGCCGGAGATTGGCAGGCCTGGATCGGGTCCGGCCCATCGTGACCCCACGTTTTGCCCCAAGCTGCTCGCAAAAACTTATGGAAGACTTGGGGGTGCTCTCTAAACGGTTGAATTTACCTGTACAGTCCCATCTTTCCGAAACCCTTTGTGAAGCCCAATGGGTTGCTGAGCTTTTCCCCAAAAGCCGCAGCTATACCCATGTTTATAATGACTGCGGCCTTTTGGGGCCGGATAGCTTAATGGCCCACGCCATTTATTTAAGTGACGAGGAAATTGGTCTAATCGTGGAACGGGAAGCGACACTGGTTCATTGCCCCAGCGCCAACGTTAATTTAAGCAGCGGCATCATGCCTTTGGGTCGCTATTTGGACAGAGGCGTTAAACTGGGACTGGGCTCCGATGTGGGAGCCGGGCACACCCTTGCCATGTACCGGGCGGTTGTTCAAACCGTACAGGTCAGCAAGCTGCTTCGGATTGTGCAGCCCCAAGAGAATCACAGAGCGGTATCCCTTTCCGAAGCCTTTTATGTGGCGACCATGGGAAATGGTGAATTTTTCACCCGTCAGGGCTGGGGACCGTGTGGGGCTTTTGAGCCGGGCATGAGTTTTGACGCCCTTTACATTGATATGGGGCTGCCTGAAGCTGCAGAGATCTCTGCCCTTACGCAATTGGAGCGGTTTCTCTACGCAGGAGACGACAGGCATATTAAAGCACGGATTTTAGCAGGCCGGGAATTATGA